The genomic interval GGTTCTTCACTTCATCCGGGGCGCGGTAGGTTTGCGCATCGCCTTCGAAGTGGCCGTAGTAGCGGCTGAGCTTGACCTCGATCAGTGACGGCCCTTGCCCCGCACGGGCGCGCTCTATGGCGGCCCCGGCGGCCTCGTACACGGCAAAGAAGTCGAAGCCGTCGATGGTGACACCCGGCATGCCGAAGCCGGCGGCGCGGTCGGCAATGTGGTCGCAGGCGACGGATCAATTGGAGGCGGTGGCCTCGGCGTAGCCGTTGTTCTCGGCCACGAAGATGCACGGCAGGTTCATGATCGACGCCATGTTCATGGCTTCGAACACAGCACCCTCGTTGGAAGCGCCATCGCCGAAGAAGGCCACCGACACGTCATCACGGCCCTTGAGTTTGGCCGCCAATGCCGCCCCGGCCACCAGCGGTGCACCGGCGCCGACGATGCCGTTGGCACCGAGCATGCCCTTTTCCAGGTCGGCAATGTGCATCGAGCCGCCCTTGCCGCCGCACACGCCGGTTTTCTTGCCATAGATTTCGGCCATCATGCCGTACACATCCACGCCCTTGGCGATGCAATGGCCATGGCCGCGGTGGGTCGAGGCAATGCAGTCGCTGTCGCGCAGGTGGGCCATGACCCCGGCGGCGGAGGCTTCTTCGCCGGCATACAGGTGGACGAAGCCGGGGATCTCGCCCGTGGCAAACTCCACGTGCAGGCGTTCCTCGAAGGCGCGAATGGTGCGCATCACTTCATAGGCATGCAGCAGTTGTTCGGTACTGAGTTGATTGGACATCTTGTTGTTCTCCAGGGTTGTCTCAACGCGGGGTTGCAGGGTGCAGCCGATGGCCACGCGGCACGGTCAGCAGGTGATGGCGGGCGGCATGCGCCAGGACCGCCTCGACGTCCACGCTCAGCGGCCCTTGGTGGTCGAGCGTGATGGTGGGTGTATCGTGTTCGGCGAATTCGATTTCGCGCTCGCCGTCCAGGGCCAAGGTGCCGCTGGAAAGGCTCAGGCGATGGGCGACGCCAGGCATAAGCGTGCCGCTGGCGGTGATGCCGCAACCTTGCAGCAGGCCGGGCGCCAGGGGCGCGAGCAGCGCCTGTTCGGCACCGGGGTTCAAGCGCACCCAGACGCCATGGGGGGCCTGGCGCGATACCGGGCACCACAGCCCGCACAGGGCTGACAGGCCAATGGCATGGGGCTCGGCGAAGCAGGCAAAAACCTCGCACAGGTCTTCGCTGCGGCTGAGCGCACGGGCGCCGATGAAGCGCTGGGGCGAGACTGCCACCTCCACCAGTGCCCACTCGGCAAGCTGTTGTTCGGGCACTTTGACCAGCAGGCGCTTGTTGCGGCGCAGGCCGACATCGGTCGGTACCCGCCCGCAGGCGAGCAAGCCGCCGGCCAGACCGGCGCTGGTGGCTTCACGCAGTTCGGGGAAAGCATTGTTGGTGCCGGTGGACAAGGTCAGCAGCGGTACGTCACCCGCCTGGGCAGCGACCGCCTTGTGGGTGCCGTCGCCGCCGAGCACGGCGATCATCGCCACACCACGCTCGACCATGCGGCGGGTAGCCAGATGCGTGTCGGCAACGGTCTGGGTCAACGGCAGGTCGAGTATTTCGATGGTTGGCCAATGCTGGTCACGGGCGACCGGACCCTGGCTGGCCTTGAGCACGGCGGCGGCGATGCCCGTCATGTCGCTGGGCAGCAGCACCTGGCCGACGCCGGTAGCACCGAAGGCAGCCAGCAGCCGCTGGATCGCCGAGGCCTTGTCGGTGCTCGAATAGAGCCCGGCATTGGCGGTCAGGCGGCGCAGGTCGCGGCCAGAGGCAGGGTTGGCAA from Pseudomonas fortuita carries:
- a CDS encoding ATP-NAD kinase family protein encodes the protein MPLPAPIVGIIANPASGRDLRRLTANAGLYSSTDKASAIQRLLAAFGATGVGQVLLPSDMTGIAAAVLKASQGPVARDQHWPTIEILDLPLTQTVADTHLATRRMVERGVAMIAVLGGDGTHKAVAAQAGDVPLLTLSTGTNNAFPELREATSAGLAGGLLACGRVPTDVGLRRNKRLLVKVPEQQLAEWALVEVAVSPQRFIGARALSRSEDLCEVFACFAEPHAIGLSALCGLWCPVSRQAPHGVWVRLNPGAEQALLAPLAPGLLQGCGITASGTLMPGVAHRLSLSSGTLALDGEREIEFAEHDTPTITLDHQGPLSVDVEAVLAHAARHHLLTVPRGHRLHPATPR